The proteins below are encoded in one region of Neisseria bacilliformis:
- a CDS encoding peptide ABC transporter substrate-binding protein, translating into MPANRYTLTALTAAGCLALAACGGETVITPSKFERKDYKRIVVGNAVEPGSLDPQKSGDMAAGALIRQMMDGLVGSDAAGKTVPALAEKWESDGDKVWTFHLRDAKWSNGEPITADDFVYSFRRLTDPETGAPYASYLADGKVVNAEEVMLGKAKPETLGVKALDKKTLQFTLTASVPYFPDMLIQQFTYPVHRATVEKFGDKWTQPENYVSSGAYKLKEWRVNSHIALEKNPAYYDADKVTIPEATFLSTGKEFDRYRADEMDVTYAVPTDQIKTADKEFSGQVKRTTLLCTWYLEPNESVVLFNNPKVRRALNMLIDRDIITKVSGRGDTPAFQMTPPNMQGSEQVAPDWKAWSKEKRAAEALKLLTEAGYSEKNPLTFEVLYSTNESSRKQITALRSIWKTAVPFIQPNLLNQEWKTYQDTRQTGNFAIAFSGWCSDYNEPSGMLNVFRSNNPNNRFFYANPVLDKTLDDTLTAGIKPEERVKLYGRAESIIQQDSVILPLYHQVSVQLVKPDIEGFSTEDPMKNYVLKNWSFAPKK; encoded by the coding sequence ATGCCCGCAAACCGATATACCCTGACCGCCCTGACGGCGGCCGGCTGCCTCGCCCTTGCCGCCTGCGGCGGGGAAACCGTCATCACGCCCTCGAAATTCGAGCGCAAGGACTACAAACGCATCGTCGTCGGCAACGCCGTCGAACCCGGCTCGCTCGATCCGCAAAAAAGCGGCGACATGGCCGCCGGCGCACTCATCCGCCAAATGATGGACGGCCTGGTCGGCTCCGACGCCGCCGGCAAAACCGTTCCTGCGCTGGCGGAAAAATGGGAAAGCGACGGCGACAAAGTCTGGACTTTCCATCTGCGCGATGCCAAATGGTCGAACGGCGAACCGATTACCGCCGACGATTTCGTGTACAGCTTCCGCCGCCTTACCGACCCTGAAACCGGCGCGCCCTACGCCAGTTATCTGGCCGACGGCAAAGTGGTCAACGCCGAGGAAGTCATGCTGGGCAAGGCCAAGCCCGAAACGCTGGGCGTGAAGGCTTTGGACAAGAAAACGCTGCAATTCACGCTCACCGCGTCTGTGCCGTATTTCCCCGACATGCTGATTCAGCAATTCACCTATCCCGTCCACCGCGCCACAGTCGAGAAATTCGGCGACAAATGGACGCAGCCGGAAAATTACGTTTCCAGCGGTGCGTACAAGCTCAAAGAGTGGCGCGTAAACAGCCATATCGCGCTGGAAAAAAACCCCGCTTATTACGACGCGGACAAAGTTACCATTCCCGAGGCTACATTCCTGTCCACCGGCAAGGAATTCGACCGCTACCGCGCCGACGAAATGGACGTAACCTACGCCGTCCCCACTGACCAGATCAAAACTGCCGACAAGGAATTCTCCGGCCAGGTCAAACGCACCACCCTGCTGTGCACCTGGTATCTCGAGCCGAACGAAAGCGTTGTGCTGTTCAACAATCCGAAAGTGCGCCGCGCGCTCAATATGCTGATCGACCGCGACATCATTACCAAAGTAAGCGGGCGCGGCGACACCCCCGCCTTCCAGATGACCCCGCCGAACATGCAGGGCAGCGAACAGGTTGCGCCCGACTGGAAAGCGTGGAGCAAGGAAAAACGCGCCGCCGAAGCCTTGAAGCTGCTCACCGAAGCCGGTTACAGCGAGAAAAACCCGCTCACCTTTGAAGTGCTGTACAGCACCAACGAATCCTCGCGCAAGCAAATCACCGCGCTGCGCTCCATCTGGAAAACCGCCGTGCCCTTCATCCAGCCCAACCTGCTCAACCAGGAATGGAAAACCTATCAGGACACGCGCCAGACGGGTAACTTCGCCATCGCCTTCTCCGGCTGGTGTTCCGACTACAACGAACCCTCCGGCATGCTCAACGTGTTCCGTTCCAACAACCCGAACAACCGTTTCTTCTACGCCAATCCCGTTCTCGACAAAACTCTCGACGACACGCTTACCGCCGGCATCAAGCCCGAAGAGCGCGTGAAACTCTACGGCCGCGCCGAATCGATCATCCAGCAGGATTCGGTTATCCTGCCGCTCTACCATCAGGTTTCCGTCCAGCTTGTCAAACCCGACATCGAAGGCTTCTCCACCGAAGACCCGATGAAAAACTACGTATTGAAAAACTGGTCTTTCGCACCGAAAAAATAA